The nucleotide window TATTGGGTAAGTATCATCCTCACGGTGACACAGCGGTTTATGACGCCCTGGTGCGGATGGCCCAAGACTTCTCGATGCGGGTGCCGTTGATCGACGGTCACGGTAACTTTGGCTCGATCGATAACGATCCACCAGCGGCCATGCGATATACCGAGTCACGGCTCACGCCGCTGACTGGGGCTTCGCTACTAGCCGACATCGAAATGGAGACGGTGGACTTCGCCGACAACTTCGATGGCTCGCAGCAAGAACCCGTGGTCATGCCATCGCGGATTCCCCAGCTGCTAGTGAATGGGTCCGCCGGGATCGCCGTGGGCATGGCGACGAATATTCCCCCCCATAACTTGGGTGAAGTGATTGACGGCTTGATCGCCATGATCGAGAACCCAGAGATTACAGATCTGGAATTGATGCAATACATTCCCGGTCCGGACTTCCCGACTGGCGCCCTGATTATTGGTAAGGGCGGCAACCGTGACACCTACACCACGGGTCGCGGTTCAGTCACGATGCGCGGTGTCGCAAATATCGAGACGATTGAAGCACCGGGCCGTCCTGACCGCGATGCCATCATCGTGACTGAGTTGCCTTACCAAACCAACAAAGCGGCATTAATTGAGAAGATTGCCGATTTGGTCAACGATAAGAAAATTGATGGTATTGCGGATATTCGGGATGAAAGCGATCGCGACGGGATGCGGATCGTCATCGAGATGAAGCGGGATGCCTATGCACGGGTGGTATTAAACAACCTGTACAAGCAAACGCCCATTCAGACTAATTTTGGCGCCAATATGCTGGCGTTGGTCAACAACGAACCGCAACTGTTGACCCTGAGCGGCTTCCTCAAAACGTTCCTCGATTTCCGAATTGAGGCGATCACGCGCCGGACACAGTTCTTGCTGCGCAAGGCCGAAGCTCGTGATCACCTGTTGATGGGCTTGTTGACGGCATTGGCCAATCTCGATGCGATTATCGCCCTGATTCGCGGCTCCGCTGATGTCAGTATCGCCAAAGATGAACTAATCGAGACCTATGGTCTTTCGGCCGTCCAAGCCGATGCCATTTTGCAAATGCAATTGCGGCGATTGACCGCATTAGAAGCGGAGAAAATCGAGCGCGAGCACCAAGAATTACTGGCGCAAATTACAGACTATCGTGACATCCTCGATCGGCGCGAGCGGATTCTGGAAATTATCGTCAATGAAGTGACGGCAATTAAGGAAGCACATTCGACACCGCGGCGCACCCGGATCGAAATGGGTGATAACGAGCTGATGGATGAGGATTTGATTGCGAATGAAAAGTCCGTCATCTTGATCACTGAGCAGGGCTACGTGAAGCGGATGCCGGTGGATACCTTTGGGGCACAAAGCCGTAATACACGGGGTAAAGCCGGTGCCAAGATGAAAGACGACGACGCCGTCGATCACTTCCTCACGGTGCACGATCATGATGTGGTGATGGTGTTTAGCGATCGCGGGGTGGTCTACGCGCTGAAGGCATACCAAATTCCGACTTGTTCCCGCACAGCGCGGGGCACACCGATGGTGCAACTGATCAATGTCGGCAATGATGAAAAGATTACTTCAGTGATTGGCGTTAGCGAATTTAACGAAGAAGTCTACTTGGTGATGTTGACCCAGAGGGGCTTCATTAAGAAGACAAGCCTGGCGAAGTTCTCCAACATTCGATCGAACGGCATTATTGCCATTAGTTTGGAAGACGAAGATCTGCTCCGGTGGGTCAGTCTGGCTACGGCGAATGACAGTATCATCATTGGTTCAAGTCAGGGAAGATCGATTCACTTCCGGGTCGATAATGAGCAGCTCCGTCCATTGGGCCGTGCGACTCGTGGTGTCCGATCGATGAATCTGCGTGAAGGGGATAGCCTGATCGGGATGGCGATTATTTCGAGCCAAATCCTGGCCGATCAAGCGGCGCTGATGGATGCCGATAGCGATGACGACTCGGATGAAGAAGTCAATGATAGTAAAAAACAGGGTCCGTGGATGCTGGTCGTCACCTCTGGTGGCTATGGCAAACGGGTACCGGTAAACATGTTCCGCCTGCAAAAGCGCGGGGGCATGGGTATTATCGCCACCAAGTTCCGCAAGAAAAAAGACACATTGGTAGGTCTAACCATGGTGACTGATGGTGAGGAACTGATGATTGTGACCAATCGCAGTATCATTATTCGTCAATTAACTGATGCGATTTCGATTCAGTCTCGTCCAGCGAGTGGGGTGCGGTTGCAGCGACTCGATGACGAAAACGAGATTGTGGCGATCGCAGTTGTGCCATTAGCGGATGGCGAGGAAGACCTCGACGACGATCTGGAAGTCTTAGACGCGGATGGCAATCCAGTTGCGACCGATGATGATGCCGTCGATGTGGAAAGCGAAGCGGTTGAAGAAGAGTAGGCCTAGTTAGACCGGAATCTCGATGAAATTGCAAACCTCTTTCCCGATCTGGGGAAGAGGTTTTTTATCAACTTGACTTACACAAACATTGCCAGACCAAAAATCACCAATAGCGACCTAATGTTTCCATACCGCTCATCTATCCTTCTTGAATCAACCGCAACAAATCCTCGGTCGAAATTCGTCCACTGATATCCGTTCCTTCTAGCAAACTGCTGGCCAAATCGCGCTTCTGATGATGCAAGTCTACAATCTGCTCTTCGATCGTCCCCTTTGCCACTAACCGATAAATCGTCACCGGCCGCTGCTGTCCCATGCGATGGGCCCGATCGGATGCCTGATCTTCCACCGCCGGATTCCACCACGGGTCCATATGAATCACATAATCCGCCGCAGTTAAATTTAGTCCTGTCCCACCGGCTTTCAGACTAATCAGAAACACATCACCCTCGCCATTTTGAAACGCATCCACACGTTTTTTACGCTGCTTCACCGGAGTCTGGCCATCGAGGTACTGATAGGCAATACCTTGATGATCAAGATAATCCCGCAATATACCCAAGTGATCGACAAACTGACTAAATACCAAGGCTTTATGGTCATTCTCGAGCAATTCCGTAATCAATTCAGCAAACATTGCTAACTTAGAACTAGGGACCTTAATTCGCGGTTGCACCAACGCGGGGTTGCAGCAAGCCCGGCGCAATTTCATAATCGCGGCTAAGACCTGCACATGCTGGCCTGTCACCATCACATCTGGGTCGGTTAGCTTCGTCACAACTTCCTGGCGCAAGGCCTCATAGAACGCAATCTCCTCTTTGCTCAGTTCTACTGGCATTAGAATTTCGGTGCGGGGTGGCAGCTCGGACAATACTTGGGCTTTCGTCCGCCGCAACATAAATGGTTGAATCAGTTTCCGCAGATTTTCTCGCACACGCGGGTCTTCGCCTTTCTCGATCGCCGCTGAAAATCGTTGCTTAAACTGGTCGGGCGTCCCCAGTAAGCCCGGATTGATAAACCGGAACAAATTCCACAGCTCGCCCAGGTGATTCTCGATCGGCGTCCCCGTCGTAATCAGCTTGAATCCTGCTGGCAACTTCATCGCGGCTTTCGATCGTTTTGTCTGGGAATTTTTAATCGCCTGGGCCTCATCTAGCACCACTGTCTGCCACTGCACCTGCGCCAACATCGCCGACACATCGACCTGTTGCAACAGCCCATAACTACAAACTAATAAATCATTTGCACCTAAGCGATCGAGAATCACTTGGCGATCGCCCGCGCCCAACTGCACCACATTCAAACTCGGCGCAAACTTAGCCACCTCACTGATCCAATTCATACAAACCGACAACGGCGCAACGACCAGCGTTGGTCCATCGGGCGATCGCGACAAAATCAAGGCCAAGGCTTGCAACGTTTTGCCTAAGCCCATATCATCCGCCAGACAAGCACCCACACCCCAATGCGCTAACCGCGCCAACCATTCAAATCCTTCTAGTTGATATTCCCGCAACTCCGCCTTCAAGGTCACGGGCAACACCGGCTGATAATCCTGCGCCGCCTTTAACTTTTGCGTATGGTCATGCCAAGCCTGATCAGCACTCAGCCCCTCCAAGTCATGCAACGTATGGTCCAAAGCCGATGCCGCCAAAGGATGAAACCGCATCCCTCGCTCATACAGTTCCCCACAGCCGCGCAGCTCCGCCAACTGCTGCCGAAACCGCTCCGTCAAAGCCAAAAATTCACCATTACCCAGGGGAATAAATCGTCCCTGGGCTTGATCCAGTAACTCCAGCAATTCCTGCATATTCAGGACTTCGCCTTGATTAATTTGCAGCTCCCCACTCGCCTCAAACCAATCACGATCGCGCCGAATTCCCATCGTGAACTGTCCACCACCGACGGGAGGACGTACCCGCATCTTTTCCCCTTCTGGCCATTCCAACGTGACCCGATCGCCTAACGCCTGCAACTCCAACAGCAGCTCAAGACAAGCATCTGGTTCGGCAATATACCACTCGCCATCCTCCGGCACCCACTCATCCAAAACCCGACAATCCTGCTGCACCGACTTTGCAAGGGCAATTTCCTGGGCCAAATCCCGCGTCGTCTGCACCCGCTGCTGCTCAATCTCCGCCACCACCATTTGTCCGCCTTGACCCGGCCGAAAATAGGGGCCACCCGCCACAAAGGGTTTGACCAACATTGACACTCGCAAACCACCATCGACCAGTAACAACTGCACATGGGGTTTAGCATCACAAGGCAACTTCGCGACATCCTCTAATCCGCCACCAATATCGGAATGGATCGTGACTAAACCGGCGATCGTCCCAATCACGGATAATACCCGCTCCCGCGCCGAAATCGGGACTTCTAGACAGTTCTCATCCCCTAGAATTTCCGCAATCCGCCGATGACTATCTTGGATCTTGATTACGCGCAATCGCGTTAACGTTTCCTTGTAGCAAGCCACTTTTTGTTTGACATCGAGCAGTGGTGGCGATAACTCAATCAGCAATCGATCGCTATAGTTGTCTTTTTTCACCAGCAACTCCGGTTCGGCGGCCACAATCTCAACTCGCACATCCGGCAGATCTTCCCAAAACACTAATGGATGACCCACCAACTCCAATAGTGCCGTCATCCCCACCTGATAAACCGCATCACTCGCATAATAATTCGCGTTGTACTCCACCCGAATATGCTGACAAACCTGACGGTCCTGCGGCGTCAAATAGGCATACTCATCGGTTGATTTCGCGAGTCGCTTCAGGCCCACCGATCGCCCCTTACTCCAGTCACCTTTTGCCGTGAGTTTCTGCTCCTTCGGCGAAATCGTGCAACGCTCGCCCGCCAATTTAATTAGCCAGACCATGCGTAAGCCCGGCTGACTAGCACACTTGGCTGCCGCTTGTTTGGGGACAAGATTCGTCAGCGCCGTTAAACTCAACTCCCACGGTTCAGTCGGTTTGACGATCGACAGCAGCGAAGTTATCCCACTTGGTTCCCGCAGTTGTTGGGCACGATCGGCATAGGCACTATCGGTCTGTACGGCTGATAACAGTGTCGCACTCTCCATCTCCAGCCAACTGTACTCCCCAAAATTCGCCAGGTCACAAATCACTTCGACCCGCAACTCGGCTTTATGGGTAAAGCGCTTTGGCTCACACCAGTACAAACACAACCCGGCAAATAATGCATCCAAGCCCGACGCTTCGCCATACACATCGTTCACCAGCTCAGCGTTATAGACCATCTCTCCCTGGAGAAATCGAATCAACAACACTAACTGCGCATAAACCGCTGTGAAGCGATGGGGCTGTTTCCGCGTTGATAAAATCTCGGCATAGCTACGGGCCGCATGAAAGTCGTCGGGTTCACCACGTTTCACCAGCGCCAAGATAAAAAACACGCCACTCAAGTCATCAAAGAAAACCTTGCGCTTCCGCAATGGCTTTTTCAACACCTGATAGGCTAATTCATATAGCTCAATCGCCCGATCGGTATTGCCCCGCAGAAATTCCAGCCAGGCCCAATACTGTCCCATCTCACTTTGCTGTGCTGCGGAGATTCGTTTGAGACAAAACTCGGCCTCAGTCAGTTGATTGCGCAGGATAAACTGCTCTGCGCCACACTGTAAAAACTGATCGGAACAGGGGACGCCAGTATCAAGACACAGATCTTCTAAACAGGAAAACTGGACCAGCATTGGCGCTAGCGATCGCATCCCCCCACGCAAGGCCGACTCCAGGACGACTTCGACCACTGACTGGGGAAATGTCCTGGCCCAATCCGGATCGAACGGATTATGAAACACTAAATCCATCACTTCTTCCAAAGTCATGGGATTGACGGCATAGGTATAGTCTTCGAGCATTGTGATCAGGCGGGGCAGCTCATCTAATTGCTGCCGATAGATCGCCCAACGCGCGACCCGCAGAAATTGATCGCGGTTCGCAAAAACGATATTGCGACTTCTGCCGATGTAGGTGAGCGGCAATGTTTCCTCGACCGCCTCCGCCATCGCTTCAAAAATGCCGGATTGCAGCGTTTCCCGCGTCAAAATCTCAACTAATACCTCATCACAGCGGTAGCCCCGTCCCTGGACTGGCAGCAACACCCCCTGCGCCAATAGTTCCGTCACAACGGGCTTGAAGGTGGCGCGATTAAACTTGGGATAGCGCTTATTCAAATAATGCAGCTCATTACAGGCGTCAATTACCTGCGGCCACGCCATTGGCTCATAGGCCACGGCCATTAGCTGCAACACTGGCTGCGCCTTGATCGGCAACGCCTGATACGCCTTGAGCAAATACGATCGCTGACGGGCAATTTCGGCAAATTGGTCAACATTCATGAGCGAGGAGCGCCGAGAGATCGGAACACAGAGAAAACCGCTGAATCTATTCTACCGTCTCACTCCTGGGAATAATCCTGGCCCGATCCATACTTCCAAGCATCCAGCCGACACTGCCAGTCATAGCGCTCTGGCGGGGGTAGCTGCTTGACCCAATTTTGCAAGCGATCGCCCACCATCGAAAGCCCCGTAAACCCAGCCAAACTGGCATAATGGCCCATCCAGTTCACTAATGTTGGCACACCTACCTGGGGCAACAACTTCAGCGTCAGGGTTGGATGCACGATCGCCGTCCGGCCCAAGGTTTGCAGTAGCGGCAGAAACTGCACCACATCTTGCAAAAATG belongs to Romeriopsis navalis LEGE 11480 and includes:
- the gyrA gene encoding DNA topoisomerase (ATP-hydrolyzing) subunit A, producing MTYSQEPPNEERIIPTDLRNEMQRSYLEYAMSVIVGRALPDARDGLKPVHRRILYAMHELGLTHDRPFRKCARVVGEVLGKYHPHGDTAVYDALVRMAQDFSMRVPLIDGHGNFGSIDNDPPAAMRYTESRLTPLTGASLLADIEMETVDFADNFDGSQQEPVVMPSRIPQLLVNGSAGIAVGMATNIPPHNLGEVIDGLIAMIENPEITDLELMQYIPGPDFPTGALIIGKGGNRDTYTTGRGSVTMRGVANIETIEAPGRPDRDAIIVTELPYQTNKAALIEKIADLVNDKKIDGIADIRDESDRDGMRIVIEMKRDAYARVVLNNLYKQTPIQTNFGANMLALVNNEPQLLTLSGFLKTFLDFRIEAITRRTQFLLRKAEARDHLLMGLLTALANLDAIIALIRGSADVSIAKDELIETYGLSAVQADAILQMQLRRLTALEAEKIEREHQELLAQITDYRDILDRRERILEIIVNEVTAIKEAHSTPRRTRIEMGDNELMDEDLIANEKSVILITEQGYVKRMPVDTFGAQSRNTRGKAGAKMKDDDAVDHFLTVHDHDVVMVFSDRGVVYALKAYQIPTCSRTARGTPMVQLINVGNDEKITSVIGVSEFNEEVYLVMLTQRGFIKKTSLAKFSNIRSNGIIAISLEDEDLLRWVSLATANDSIIIGSSQGRSIHFRVDNEQLRPLGRATRGVRSMNLREGDSLIGMAIISSQILADQAALMDADSDDDSDEEVNDSKKQGPWMLVVTSGGYGKRVPVNMFRLQKRGGMGIIATKFRKKKDTLVGLTMVTDGEELMIVTNRSIIIRQLTDAISIQSRPASGVRLQRLDDENEIVAIAVVPLADGEEDLDDDLEVLDADGNPVATDDDAVDVESEAVEEE
- a CDS encoding DEAD/DEAH box helicase, with the protein product MNVDQFAEIARQRSYLLKAYQALPIKAQPVLQLMAVAYEPMAWPQVIDACNELHYLNKRYPKFNRATFKPVVTELLAQGVLLPVQGRGYRCDEVLVEILTRETLQSGIFEAMAEAVEETLPLTYIGRSRNIVFANRDQFLRVARWAIYRQQLDELPRLITMLEDYTYAVNPMTLEEVMDLVFHNPFDPDWARTFPQSVVEVVLESALRGGMRSLAPMLVQFSCLEDLCLDTGVPCSDQFLQCGAEQFILRNQLTEAEFCLKRISAAQQSEMGQYWAWLEFLRGNTDRAIELYELAYQVLKKPLRKRKVFFDDLSGVFFILALVKRGEPDDFHAARSYAEILSTRKQPHRFTAVYAQLVLLIRFLQGEMVYNAELVNDVYGEASGLDALFAGLCLYWCEPKRFTHKAELRVEVICDLANFGEYSWLEMESATLLSAVQTDSAYADRAQQLREPSGITSLLSIVKPTEPWELSLTALTNLVPKQAAAKCASQPGLRMVWLIKLAGERCTISPKEQKLTAKGDWSKGRSVGLKRLAKSTDEYAYLTPQDRQVCQHIRVEYNANYYASDAVYQVGMTALLELVGHPLVFWEDLPDVRVEIVAAEPELLVKKDNYSDRLLIELSPPLLDVKQKVACYKETLTRLRVIKIQDSHRRIAEILGDENCLEVPISARERVLSVIGTIAGLVTIHSDIGGGLEDVAKLPCDAKPHVQLLLVDGGLRVSMLVKPFVAGGPYFRPGQGGQMVVAEIEQQRVQTTRDLAQEIALAKSVQQDCRVLDEWVPEDGEWYIAEPDACLELLLELQALGDRVTLEWPEGEKMRVRPPVGGGQFTMGIRRDRDWFEASGELQINQGEVLNMQELLELLDQAQGRFIPLGNGEFLALTERFRQQLAELRGCGELYERGMRFHPLAASALDHTLHDLEGLSADQAWHDHTQKLKAAQDYQPVLPVTLKAELREYQLEGFEWLARLAHWGVGACLADDMGLGKTLQALALILSRSPDGPTLVVAPLSVCMNWISEVAKFAPSLNVVQLGAGDRQVILDRLGANDLLVCSYGLLQQVDVSAMLAQVQWQTVVLDEAQAIKNSQTKRSKAAMKLPAGFKLITTGTPIENHLGELWNLFRFINPGLLGTPDQFKQRFSAAIEKGEDPRVRENLRKLIQPFMLRRTKAQVLSELPPRTEILMPVELSKEEIAFYEALRQEVVTKLTDPDVMVTGQHVQVLAAIMKLRRACCNPALVQPRIKVPSSKLAMFAELITELLENDHKALVFSQFVDHLGILRDYLDHQGIAYQYLDGQTPVKQRKKRVDAFQNGEGDVFLISLKAGGTGLNLTAADYVIHMDPWWNPAVEDQASDRAHRMGQQRPVTIYRLVAKGTIEEQIVDLHHQKRDLASSLLEGTDISGRISTEDLLRLIQEG